A region from the Diadema setosum chromosome 13, eeDiaSeto1, whole genome shotgun sequence genome encodes:
- the LOC140237310 gene encoding muscle, skeletal receptor tyrosine protein kinase-like, producing the protein MMWRLYVVAVPLLWLYLITITYGNTNDTVVDPSQESGQPISGTPLQDTSTGLIHNGTNNSFTTVAATVAATEPASVGAGKVPVDAMDTTTTAIVPDVAANATRTTLLSTMSQTMLQSDAPQRTTMLNESIPTTSAGSANGNHGTTRFLETSSIWNVGNTTIKGIDYLSNVSSTATTAAATTTTTTARNTPLLDAKTTPAVRPPGVIIREQKPIVLQDPRNKTVEFGSEVMLRCKIESISTPELWWEVNGKRINRGFGWQVRTQPLDTQSVKSVIKVKGVSLEHAGRYQCLARNEGGTVASRPAYLIVEMAPDIIEGPGNHSVLYGTELNLTCKVQAFPPPKIAWFRNLEPLSEWTNSKFIIINATQTANYTCFYRNEVNGEDKLAAKAGLVTIIGARPNYCARYNGATCRGRSIGNPHMFVNGKGDEIREVDQRLRRVLSSESLLTTSALCQDGIQELLCHATYPDCASSGTQLLGLPVCRTDCMKVHNACGRDWGRLANGNFDGLASSIRRLKVSSCENLPDTRCTKLWEDVPHPSTTSSPSHISTSGGDITTLRLPTKMPRLPTDIQEPPIHSVPENSPMFLILVITVPTGAVVFVAVAIITIILVKRHNYPSEFKLPKNIDLSGLVDNPMYGKSFNPSFNPQLAYLEYNRNSVIYEKDIGEGAFGRVFKATAPSLVKGDAETSVAVKMLKSTADRAVTEYFNREAEMIARFSHQNIIRLLGVCFVGKPLCLLLEYMAEGDLEDFLHSRSPHPNQGNSRASSRPAEGLKTYQKLNMARQVANGLVYLRERRFVHRDIATRNCLVSSNLDVKISDFGLARYLGPKDKFIGHKEEHIPIRWTAPEALWFYQFTFASDVWSFGVLLWELFTYAQQPYSTLSHEDVFLHTRQGYRLECPENTPQQVYKIMRQCWEVEPADRLPFKLVRDKLASMEFEWLANGEESPPDPVDS; encoded by the exons ACACTGTTGTGGATCCCAGCCAGGAATCTGGACAACCCATTTCTGGAACACCTTTGCAAGACACATCCACAGGATTAATTCACAATGGGACCAACAACAGCTTCACAACAGTTGCCGCAACGGTTGCAGCAACGGAGCCAGCCTCAGTCGGCGCTGGCAAAGTGCCGGTGGATGCCATGGACACAACAACAACCGCGATTGTGCCAGATGTCGCAGCTAATGCGACGAGAACTACACTGTTGTCCACCATGTCACAGACAATGTTGCAATCTGACGCGCCACAGAGGACTACAATGTTGAATGAGAGCATTCCCACAACCTCTGCAGGAAGTGCAAATGGCAATCATGGAACAACTAGATTTTTAGAAACGTCCAGCATCTGGAATGTAGGAAATACAACTATTAAAGGAATAGATTATTTATCAAATGTGtcatcaacagcaacaacagcagcagcaacaacaacaacaacaacagcaaggaATACTCCGTTGTTGGATGCTAAAACAACGCCAGCAGTTAGACCGCCGGGCGTGATAATCCGTGAACAAA AACCGATTGTGCTGCAGGACCCACGAAACAAGACTGTAGAATTCGGCAGTGAGGTGATGCTGCGATGCAAAATTGAGAGCATCTCGACGCCCGAGCTCTGGTGGGAGGTGAACGGCAAGCGCATCAATAGAGGTTTCGGGTGGCAGGTGCGCACCCAGCCACTAGACACCCAGTCGGTGAAAAGCGTCATCAAGGTGAAGGGGGTCAGTCTGGAGCATGCCGGCCGCTACCAGTGCTTGGCCAGGAATGAAGGTGGCACTGTGGCATCCAGGCCAGCCTATCTCATTGTGGAGA TGGCTCCAGATATAATCGAGGGACCAGGGAACCACAGTGTGCTGTACGGCACCGAATTGAACTTGACGTGTAAGGTTCAGGCCTTTCCACCGCCCAAGATAGCCTGGTTTAGGAATCTGGAACCTTTGTCG GAGTGGACCAACTCgaaattcatcatcatcaatgcaaCGCAGACAGCCAACTACACCTGTTTCTATAGAAACGAGGTCAACGGGGAAGACAAGCTGGCTGCAAAAGCGGGCTTGGTCACCATCATTGGTGCACGTCCGAA TTACTGTGCGAGATACAATGGTGCTACGTGCCGTGGCCGCTCAATAGGCAACCCTCACATGTTTGTCAATGGGAAGGGAGATGAAATACGGGAAGTTGACCAGCGGCTTCGAAGGGTGCTGTCCAGCGAGTCCCTGCTGACCACCTCGGCGCTGTGCCAAGACGGTATCCAGGAGCTGCTGTGCCATGCCACGTACCCAGACTGTGCCAGCTCTGGCACTCAGCTGCTTGGACTGCCCGTCTGCAG GACGGACTGTATGAAGGTGCACAATGCCTGTGGACGAGACTGGGGCAGGCTGGCGAATGGAAACTTTGATGGCTTGGCGTCAAGCATCCGACGGCTCAAGGTGTCCTCGTGTGAGAATCTTCCTGACACGCGCTGCACGAAGCTCTGGGAGG ATGTTCCACATCCTTCCACAACATCAA GTCCATCCCATATTTCTACAAGTGGTGGTGACATCACCACCTTGAGACTCCCAACCAAGATGCCGCGCTTACCGACTGACATCCAGGAGCCACCTATCCATTCAGTTCCGGAGAATTCCCCAATGTTTCTCATCCTTGTCATCACAGTACCAACAGGTGCTGTCGTCTTTGTGGCTGTAGCCATTATCACAATAATCCTTGTGAAGCGGCACAACTACCCATCAGAGTTCAAATTGCCCAAGAACATTGACCTGAGTGGCCTAGTGGACAACCCCATGTACGGTAAAAGCTTCAATCCCAGCTTCAACCCCCAACTTGCGTATCTGGAGTACAATCGCAACAGCGTCATCTACGAGAAAGACATCGGGGAGGGGGCGTTTGGGCGCGTGTTCAAGGCTACCGCACCCAGCCTGGTCAAGGGTGATGCTGAGACGTCAGTGGCTGTGAAGATGCTGAAGAGCACAGCAGACAGGGCGGTGACGGAATACTTCAATCGGGAAGCGGAGATGATTGCTCGGTTCAGCCACCAGAACATCATTCGGCTCCTGGGTGTATGCTTTGTGGGTAAGCCCCTGTGTCTGCTGCTGGAGTACATGGCTGAGGGGGACCTAGAGGACTTCCTGCACTCCCGCAGCCCTCATCCCAACCAGGGCAACTCCCGGGCCTCCAGCAGGCCCGCGGAGGGCCTCAAGACGTATCAGAAACTGAACATGGCCAGGCAGGTTGCCAACGGGCTGGTGTACCTCCGCGAGCGCAGGTTTGTGCACCGGGACATTGCCACACGGAACTGCCTTGTGAGCAGCAACCTGGACGTGAAGATATCGGACTTTGGCCTAGCCCGCTATCTGGGACCCAAGGACAAGTTCATTGGACACAAAGAGGAGCACATCCCAATCCGATGGACAGCCCCCGAGGCACTCTGGTTCTACCAGTTCACGTTTGCCTCGGATGTCTGGTCCTTTGGAGTGCTCCTGTGGGAACTGTTCACCTACGCCCAGCAGCCGTACTCTACCCTGTCGCATGAGGACGTCTTCCTCCACACGAGGCAGGGCTACCGGCTGGAGTGTCCAGAGAACACCCCGCAGCAAGTGTACAAGATCATGAGACAGTGCTGGGAAGTGGAGCCTGCCGACCGGCTCCCGTTCAAGCTGGTACGGGACAAGTTGGCCAGCATGGAATTTGAATGGCTTGCCAATGGTGAGGAGTCCCCTCCTGACCCTGTGGATTCATAG